The following proteins come from a genomic window of Puntigrus tetrazona isolate hp1 chromosome 15, ASM1883169v1, whole genome shotgun sequence:
- the trim3a gene encoding tripartite motif-containing protein 3, with amino-acid sequence MPLTMAKRESGSTSPVVRQIDKQFLVCSICLEHYHNPKVLPCLHTFCERCLQNYIPPQSLTLSCPVCRQTSILPEKGVAALQNNFFITNLMEVLQREQDCTRPEASSGLESAGAATYAPPLSCPNHEGKVMEFYCESCETAMCLECTEGEHREHVTVPLRDVLEQHKAALKNQLDAIRNRLPQLTAAIELVNEISKQLTDRKNEAVTEISNTFEELEKALHQRKTALITDLENICSTKQKVLQAQLTALLQGKENIQSSCSFTEQALNHGSPTEVLLVQKQMGERMGALARHAFPEQPHENGHLDCQVETEGLRRSIQNLGVLLTTSAVGHTSVATGEGLRHAVVGQNATVTVTTKDKDGELVKTGNAALRAQISGPDGSVTETDITDNKNGTYEIGYTLRSEGEFSFSVLLYGQPVRGSPFRLRAVKPCDAPQSPDDVKRRVKSPGGGGGGGGHVRQKAVRRPSSMYSTTKKKENPIEDELIYRVGTRGRERGEFSNLQGISTTSNGRIVVADSNNQCIQVFSNDGQFKLKFGVRGRSPGQLQRPTGIAVDMNGDIIVADYDNRWLSIFSPDGKFKNKIGAGRLMGPKGVAVDKNGHIITADNKACCVFIFQSNGKLVTKFGAKGTSERQFTDKSTPNTPTEPKQSKSGPAFSPHFVAINNKNEIVVTDFHNHSVKVYNADGEFLFKFGSHGEGNGQFNAPTGVAVDGNGNIIVADWGNSRIQVFDSAGSFLSYINTTADPLYGPQGLALTSDGHVAVADSGNHCFKVYRYLQ; translated from the exons ATGCCTCTCACGATGGCTAAGCGGGAAAGTGGCAGCACCAGCCCAGTGGTGCGTCAAATAGACAAGCAGTTCCTGGTTTGCAGCATCTGTCTGGAGCACTACCACAATCCCAAAGTCCTGCCCTGCCTGCACACCTTCTGCGAGAG ATGCCTCCAGAACTACATCCCCCCTCAGTCCCTGACCCTCTCCTGCCCCGTGTGCAGACAGACCTCCATCCTGCCTGAAAAGGGTGTTGCAGCACTGCAGAACAATTTCTTCATAACTAATCTGATGGAGGTGTTGCAGAGGGAGCAGGACTGCACCCGTCCCGAGGCCTCGAGCGGGCTGGAGTCAGCCGGCGCTGCTACATATGCCCCGCCCCTTTCCTGCCCCAACCACGAGGGCAAG GTGATGGAGTTTTACTGCGAGTCTTGTGAAACAGCCATGTGTTTGGAATGCACTGAAGGAGAGCACAGAGAACATGTGACCGTTCCACTGCGGGATGTTCTGGAGCAGCACAAAGCTGCACTGAAGAACCAGCTGGATGCTATTCGCAACAG GCTTCCTCAGCTGACTGCAGCTATAGAGCTGGTAAATGAGATCTCTAAGCAGCTAACGGACAGGAAGAATGAGGCCGTGACGGAGATCAGCAATACATTCGAGGAACTGGAGAAAGCTCTGCATCAGCGCAAGACTGCCCTCATCACTGACCTGGAGAACATCTGCAGCACCAAGCAGAAG GTGCTGCAGGCCCAACTCACTGCACTACTACAAGGGAAGGAGAACATCCAGAGCAGCTGTAGCTTCACAGAGCAGGCCCTGAACCATGGCAGCCCCACGGAGGTGCTCCTGGTGCAGAAGCAGATGGGAGAGAGAATGGGCGCTCTGGCCCGCCACGCCTTCCCAGAGCAGCCCCACGAGAACGGCCACCTGGACTGTCAAGTGGAGACCGAGGGTCTGCGCCGCTCCATCCAGAACCTGGGAGTCCTGCTCACCACCAGCGCCGTGGGGCACACCAGCGTGGCTACTGGAGAGGGTCTCAGACATGCTGTTGTCGGGCAGAATGCCACTGTTACAGTGACCACTAAG GACAAAGACGGTGAGCTGGTAAAGACTGGAAATGCTGCACTGAGGGCTCAGATCAGCGGCCCAGACGGAAGCGTCACTGAAACAGACATAACGGACAACAAGAATGGCACTTATGAGATCGGCTACACTCTGCGCTCAGAGGGCGAGTTCTCCTTCTCTGTCCTGCTCTACGGGCAGCCTGTGAGGGGCAGCCCCTTCCGCCTGCGCGCCGTTAAACCCTGCGACGCCCCGCAGTCACCTGATGACGTGAAGAGACGTGTGAAGTCACCCGGAGGAGGTGGAGGGGGCGGAGGACACGTGCGTCAGAAGGCGGTGCGCAGACCCTCGAGCATGTACAGTACAACAAAGAAGAAGGAGAATCCCATTGAAGATGAACTCATCTACAGAGTGG GGACGAGGGGTCGAGAGCGGGGGGAGTTCTCCAACCTGCAGGGCATCTCTACCACCAGCAACGGGCGAATCGTGGTCGCCGACAGCAACAACCAGTGCATACAG GTGTTTTCCAATGATGGTCAATTCAAACTGAAGTTTGGGGTCAGAGGTCGCTCTCCTGGCCAGCTCCAGCGCCCCACTGGCATTGCAGTGGACATGAATGGTGACATTATTGTAGCCGACTATGACAACAGGTGGCTCAGCATCTTCTCTCCAGACGGCAAGTTTAAG AATAAAATCGGTGCAGGGCGTCTGATGGGTCCCAAAGGAGTGGCCGTGGACAAGAATGGTCATATTATCACAGCGGACAACAAGGCCTGCTGTGTCTTTATTTTCCAATCCAACGGCAAGCTGGTGACCAAATTTGGTGCCAAAGGAACATCAGAGAGGCAATTTACAG ATAAAAGTACCCCGAATACGCCGACAGAGCCAAAGCAGAGTAAATCCGGCCCGGCCTTCA GTCCTCATTTTGTGGCCATCAACAACAAGAATGAAATTGTTGTGACAGACTTCCACAATCATTCTGTTAAG GTTTACAATGCTGATGGCGAGTTCCTGTTTAAATTTGGCTCTCACGGCGAAGGGAACGGCCAGTTCAACGCACCCACCGGAGTGGCTGTAGATGGCAATGGGAATATTATTGTTGCAGACTGGGGTAACAGTAGGATACAG GTGTTTGACAGCGCTGGCTCTTTTCTGTCGTACATCAACACGACGGCAGATCCTTTGTACGGTCCGCAGGGTCTGGCTCTCACGTCAGATGGCCATGTGGCCGTGGCAGACTCTGGAAACCACTGCTTCAAAGTCTACCGATACCTGCAGTAA